GGTCAAATGTTATGTACATCAATTACTGTCTGGACTTGAGCACTGTCACAACCATGGTGTGCTTCACCGTGACATTAAAGGATCAAATCTTCTCATTGACAATGGTGGAATACTTAAGATTGCTGACTTTGGGCTGGCTTCTACCTTTGATCCAAACCACAAGCGCCCCATGACTAGTCGTGTGGTCACTCTCTGGTATCGACCTCCTGAACTTCTTCTTGGGGCTACTGATTATGGTGTGGGCATTGACCTTTGGAGTGTAGGTTGCATTTTAGCTGAGTTATTGGCTGGGAAGCCAATTATGCCCGGTCGTACAGAGGTAACTACGTACTTTCTTGTCTCTCTTTGCTTTATTTGCAGTATCATATGTCAaccttctatttcaatttttataaccTTTGGTATTTGGGGTGATAAGTTCTATAGccaatattattttgaatatccATGTTCTTATCTTATTATGATTATTCCTAATCATGTCTTACATTATCTACACCAAATGGTCAGCAAAAAGACTTTTGTTTTTCCGCTTTCcatttcttcttgctcttggtTACTTGTAATTTTGATAGAAGCTTGCAAATGCTGTATTCGTTGAGGCTCTTTTTATTGTTTGAGCacctatcttttcttttcttttttttcctattatattatctattatttattattgttgccTTTATGTTTATAGATTTTAAAGCCCTGTTATTGCCTTATTCCAAAACTTAATGTATGAGGGGTTGGATATAATTGTCGTTATCTATCTAGGTGATGTTGCCtgataatttgatttaaaatgccTTTGCTTTAGTAGTACGTCCATATTCCTATTTTGGATGATTCAAATCTTGGATAGGTCAGATTTtgcatcttattggtttgatttCTTGTAGCTTAAAAtatctagcattttttttttgtatgtgtaagaaacgtaaattatattttgaatgttaaatatattcttttttctttcccttcttttcaCTGGTGGGTAAGCAAGAGGTGAGAATGTTGTTACATAGCATATTATGGCGAGAGTTTGTTGCTCCTTGTTGTCTACTGCATTTTGGACATGCATATATAATTGTTTGTTTAGAGCAGGTCTGATATCTTTACTACTCACGTAGGTAGAGCAACTACATAAGATATACAAGCTATGTGGCTCACCTTCGGATGAATACTTTAAAAAAGCAAAGTTGCCTAATGCAACCTTATTCAGGCCCCGTGAGCCTTACAAAAGATGCATAAAAGAGACATTTAAAGATTTCCCTCCATCATCATTGCCCCTTATTGATACGCTTCTTGCAATTGATCCAGCAGAACGTCAGACAGCCACAGCCGCATTAAGAAGTGAGGTGAGTCTTTTTTTGACCAatctttttcaattaaaatgcTTGAATGTATTCTGTTTTTGGCATCCTTTGATATTCATGGCTTCTCTAGACTTGACAATTTGAGTAGTGttaaattctttatttatcTACGTGCTTGTTTTCCTAAGTTGTTGGTGAAACCAAGTGGAGAAATCCTTTAATCGAGTCACCTACTAACTGGAGTTAATGATTAATTTACCTAGAGTCATTACAGTCCATTGCAGGTTTAATGTAATAGTTTGGTCCCTAAAAGTCATTATTGCCTATCAATGGTAACCGGTTTCTTGGTCCATTACAAGTTTACTCATACACAGTGGAgacttttatttaaaaatcttGATAATTACGAACTCATTATAGGTCAGGTTCTTAATCTTTTTCTCCTGGAAGATGCACTCATTAAGACCTGAAAAATGTTGAGACAAGACTTGTTGTTGACGAATCTGGTCTCCTCAAAAGCCCAATACCATTTTTGCTGAACTGGAATGGACTCCTGCCTGTTGCTCCTCTTCTTGTGTCTTTCTATTGTAACAGTCTTTAGAGCACCTGTCTGTTGATCTGGTAGTCCAGTAATCTGGTTTTGGAATTGGTTTTTCTGTTGAAGCTCTTATATAGATTTTGTTGGCTGCCTTTTCATTTGTAAACTCAACTCAACTATTCCTCAACCAATAGTCACTAGTGAAATATGTTTAATTAGGTTATTAGGTCAAAACCTATACATGTATATCTGACATTTACCTTGAAGTTGATATTATCACTGTAAAAAAGGATCTGCTGTTGAAAAAGATAGCCTACTGATAACTGTTCGTCAAATTTTGGATGTAGTTTTTAAACGAAAGTATCTTGTTCTATATCATTTTCACCTTCGCTCACTTTTTGGTGTATTCCTGATCTTAAAAGATATGCCTAATGGATCTGGGAGTGCCAGTTTTGTTTGCTGTATAAAACTTGGGTGTTTTTGACACCCATGGAAATCAAACAGCTCTATCTTATTTGCCCtagaatttgaaatgaaaatgaagtcACTGTGTGAAGTGATAGGCATCACCAAGGGTGGTATCAAGTCATTTAGATAATATTGAAATCCTAAAATATTGATTATGTGTGATGTTAcatgcttaatttatttattttctctgaatttgttGCTTGTCTGATATCTTTCTGAAATTGGGTCTGTGTACTTCCAATTTTCCTCTTtccccaacttttttttttttacagttcTTCACAACAGAACCTTATGCTTGTGAACCTTCTAGCCTCCCAAAATATCCCCCAAGCAAGGAAATTGATGCTAAACGACGGGATGACGAAGCTCGGAGGTGTGAATGCTCTAAACCCTGCTTTGTACTACAAATATTTGGTTCTTTATgacaatattttgaaattgtgcATATTGATAAAGGTCTGATTGATATCAACCTGTGGGATCATATCCTATGTAAaggatattattattttaggcTTTTATAATTATTGCTTTGGTTAATATGGTAAAGGGCCTAGGCACCTTTTGTCTTAATTTACTCATGCTCTTCATCTTGGTATGTAAACATGTATATTGCCatggtttttactttttagtatAGATTTCTACACTAATGCAAAACTTAGACCTCCCCGTGGTTTGAGGCATATTGTTTTCTACATTTGCTGGATAAGCTGGAGACATGTTAATTGCAATATAGTTAAGAAGCATATGATTTAGAATCAATAAGTATTAGAGGTCAAGTTGGAAATCTTGTTGCTGTCAGTCTccatttcaatttttgttttatctttcaGTTCTTAGTGTGCATTTATTCTTAATCTGTTTATGAGAGACTGTCTAGTTTTCTTATTGTTGGTATGTAGGGGTTTGCATGGACTTGTCTTGCTTATATGAGGTATAAAATGGGAATAATATTAACTGTATGGTTGTGCAGATTAAGAGCTGCCAGTAAAGCCCAGGCTGATGGTGTAAAGAAAACACGTACCCGCGATCGTTCTGTTAGGGCACATCCTGCTCCAGAAGCCAATGCTGAGCTTCAATCTAATATTGATGTATGTTTGATTCGTTGCTTCTATCTtccatccctttttttttcttttttaatatgttttctgGTTTGGCTTACTAACCTACTGCATAAGCGTGGGTTCAAATTTTAGTATCCTCTGTGAATAGATAACCAGATGACGTGCTTTACCATTATGTAGAGATTATGTTATTAGTGCTCTTTGTGCGCCCCCTCccatttttcttctcctttagGTGCTGGAGTTGACTCAATATTCTTGCATCGCTGATGTTTATAAGTTATTGGCTCATTTTACTTGGAAACAAATGTGGGAATTTAAGATTTGAATATAGTGccctttgataaaaaaaaaatggtgatgTGAGATTAGTGCTTGATATGTTTTGCATGCGAATGAAGCCTAATTTGTTTATGATTTTGATCCTCAATCAGATTTGGAGTTTCATATCTAGACTATTAGGTAGTTTGTAACCAATTGCcctttgttaattttgaattATTGCAATGTTAATAAATAGTTCTAAATGAGACGGAAAAACTATCATTGTGTTTCACAGGCTATAAGTGCAACACTTGGAACATTTTTGAACTTTTTCTGAACTTGTAATGACTATGAACTCTACTTGAaatgtatctctctctctctcccactttacacacacacagataGATATTTTACATGCACGCATGTGCAGAAACACTAGTTAATTACCAAGATGGATATGAATTAGATGGATGATAATCCAATGCATTAATGTATGAGAGCTATTAAAGTTTCTTTCTTAATATGCCATACTTGTCAAGAATCATAAGTTAGTGTTCCCTGTCTATTGCTTAGGCTACCAGATTTGGTTCTGAAGTAGATTCAGTGGTAGTTTCTTGGAAAATGTTCATTTGCTCATTCGCTAAGATAGTCAGACGTTGAAAAGTGTTGTATAAGTAAAGTGGATTGTATGGAGCTCAGGGCTTTTGAATAGAACTTGTCGTTGAACAAACAAGAAGTTGAAAATTTGTTCACCTTTACTGaggttgagattttttttttttggataaatgatACGATATGGGTTAGCCAATTCCAAAAATTTGATGAAGCAGCTTATTCTCCCTTGTTCTCGCTCTTAGCAACATCACGAGTGTGTGAAAGATTTATGTGCATACAATTTGCATGTCGATTTGGCCAAATTTTACAGTCACTCTTGACTCAATTCATGTTTTGGTTCTAGTTTTTATCTTTCTTGACCGTTGGCTTTCTTCTGAAACAGAGGAGGCGTCTTGTTACCCAAGCAAATGCAAAGAGCAAGAGTGAGAAGTTTCCTCCACCACACCAAGATGGACAGCTTGGCTTTCCCTTGGGTGCTTCACATCATATTGATCCTGCTGTTGTTCCCCGAGACGTCCCATATAGTTCAACCTCTTTGGCTTATCCAAAAGAACGGCTCCAAACTTGGTCGGGTCCATTGGGCGACCCTGCCGGCCTTGGTGCTCCAAGGCGGAGGAAGCATGGTGCAGTCAGTGAAAGAGAACCATCAAAACCAAAGACGGTGGCTCACAAAGATAGAAGTGCCGATGCTCGTGGTAAAGGAAAGAACAGCAtggtttaaacttttgagtGTTTACATCAAGATTCAGATCTGTTAAGCTGGACAGCCTATGCTTACACAGTTTTGATGAAGTCCTACTGCAATGTAAGGCAAGTCTATCAAATCAGCCTGACTTCTTTTGGCATTGAAGGATGTAATTGGTTGGTTGGTTAAAGGTGCAGGGGGTATGATCAATTTTTCATCTATAGTCCCTTACCTTTTCCCCAAAGAAAAGATAACAATGGAAAAAAAGTCAAGTTCAATTTGTTGGAACAGTGAAAATTCTCGTATGTAtatcttcatttatttattttagttccAAGTTCCTGGTTTTGAAAACCGAATCCTGATTAGAATGGTTAAATATAATCTAATAAAGGCAGCCCAGCCACATTCTTGTGTTTGAAGTTTTTGCTCAGCAATCCAACTTGTCAGGATAGATGCCTTTCAAATGCAGTAGATTTGCAATTCTGTCTCTATTGTTCATTGTACTTCTTTTGCATGGCAACTTTTGCTCTAGACCAATAGATTATGGATTGGTAGTTGTTTATCTAATGCATCACATGCTTTAGGAATgcttatgttttttattttgatgatcTTTTGAATGGCTGGACATATTtgtgagtaatgttataaatccgtatttttatttcacaactaACTCATAATGTTAATATGACAATCTCAAccaattctatttttttttttttgaaatagtgATTGATCTAAGGATTGATTGAGATTGTCACGTTTTCATTGCAAGATAATTGTGGgatgaaaatgtgatttttagtaTTACTCTATTTGTCAGCATTCTTCGGGCGTTGGATTTGGCAGCAATCAGTCCATCATTAGTGTGGGTAACGTAcatataagaaaagaaaagaaaaaacctaaaaatttctATCACAAACTCAAAAGGCCAGAGTTTGAGAATGATGCACAAGCAGAAAATTCCCCATCAGCATTTCCTCATAATTTTCTTATGAAGAACTTGAAAACTTATCATAGGCTTATTACCATTCTATTTGGACATTGACAAATTCTCTAGGTTGAAATGCTTATCACGCAAATGAAGCAATTACTTGAAAAGATGAGTGCAGACATTGtttgataattgatttttttttttctacacaaTTCCATGAAAAATGGGTAGGAGGAGAAATTTTGATAAATGATATATCCATATAAATAACCTATAATAAGCCCAACTAATAAAAGGTCCACCAGGTCTACTACGCATAGAAAGGCCAATGCAAATCTATGAATGCACTATATGAGTCATATGATCGACAATATGACAATTTCTACTGGGGACTACCTAAAAAAGAGTCTAATGTCTAACATAAAAAAGACATTCCAACCTAATACCTTTTTTCTCATTGAAAATACTCTACTTACTTAAGTATTGGAGTCTTTCTCGTTACCCTTTGGTCGGTGTCACTCCGATGGTACGCTCTTTGTTTTGCAGGTACCCGCAACCCAATCCGACCGTACAAAAATCCGTCTCAAGCAGTTGACGCCATATATGAGAACGATGTTGAACACTTGAACATGTGGCTAAGACCAGGGCTGATGGCTCTTTCTTCTTCGAACTTATGTTCACTATTTGCAAGTTATGTTCAGCCTTTCTCCATCCTTCAGATCTGCACTCACCCCACCAGATTTGCACTCACCCATATTAAATCTGTACTCACTCATTGCAAATCTATGTTCTTTCAATCATTCGTCACATACCTGCATTCGCTCCTGCCAAATTGGAAACCCAAAAAGCCAACCCGAATTTCTCCATTAACAAAGTTGTAAACAGTCGTGGagaataataattcaattgagtTGCAATCGAATCCTAAACGAGCTCGTGCCGGAGTAGATTAGATGAATCTACTTGTAGATCATATAATCTTGTATGAAACATATCCTTGTAGTTTTGttgaaattgtttatttatttcattatttatattctttattttttttttcatcgtgTTGTTTAAAGTTTAATATATTCATCGGTCTAgataatttcttttcttgtttactAATAAATCGACTAATCAAGCTCATGTTTCTATAATCAATTCGATCCCTCGAGCTTATTGGAAGGAGGCCTACTATATACAATTTAATTCCCATTGATATATACAAGTAACTTATGGGAATGAGAAACTACTAGAATGGAAGCTtactatatatagtttaatTCCCATTTGCCTACACAAGTAGCCCAAATGAATGAAGGACTACTGGAATTGAGGCTACTATCTTCAACTTCATTTCTATTGGCCTACATAAGTAGCTCAAGGGAATGTGAGACTACTGGAATGGAAGCCCACACTCACACCGGCCCAGTGGACAGCCAGCCCAAATATAGCTTGCTGCACATGTTGAGAAAGAAAATCTTATATGAAAGACAACTTATAATGGAAATAAGGGAATGACAACTCATTAAAAAGGTggcatattaattataaattgccTTATGAAAGCACACGACATAAATAATACTTAGTCTATATAAAGTCAGTAGGAGGCTAAATTGAGTTAATGCTTTTATGCTCTAATCTctatctattttcttattatcACCTTCACATTTTTACTGACTTAAGCAGTGGAAGTGGTACCGCTGCACTCCTCCCCGTTGGCGGCGTACTACTTTGATGTTTGACTGTCTTACAGAATCCTGTATTGAAGATTAAGCGTAAACAATCACCGTTAATTTTCGACATTAAAAGTTATCATTGGCAAACCTTATGGAAGCCTCTtttgaaccaaaattctaaaCTCTTACCACCAAAGCTATCAAATTTATTGATAAAGAGATAAACAACGAGTATCTATGAtgcattaaaataaatttaaaaaataaatagaagagTAAGTTAAGATAATCACATTGCTTTTGCACATGACATTGGCAAGCAAGTAAAGCCCGAAGACTTCAAAATGGTAGATTTTCTTAGTCCTCTTTACTTCTCTCCCACTCTAACAACGTACGTTTGTCTATCACCCTCCATTCTCTCCTTGAAGCCCAAGAAAACCTTTGAAAATCCCCTACTGTATACGGAGTAGAACCCAGTAGAGCCATGGAGGACAGTAGCACCAATACAGCCAACAATGTGGCCCGAGCCATAGCTGCAGCCCTCGACTGGACCTCCACTCCCGACGCTCGCAAAGCAGCTGTTTCTTTCTTAGAATCtgtaccctctctctctctctctctctctctctctctctctctctctctctctctctctctatatgtGTCCTCTATGTATATCAGTTTTATCTTCCTATGCGTGTCATTCTCTGCTATATTCAATTATCTATTTGTAGTTGAATGATTGAAATTTGGTTGCatcttgtgattttttttggggggttttgGGCCAACTAAGATGAGTTTCACCATATGGGTATTACTGCTTTGTGTTTGAAAGCTGTAAATTTGTGATCCTTTTTGCTTTTATAGGGTTTTCGAGTCTTATGGTCCGAACAGAGTACAGAACCGGCACTCCCGGAAGCCTTTTGGGTTTGAATAAATTTCATTGCATGTTATGGTCTTTGTATTTGGAAGTGGTAAATTCGTGAAACTTTTTATGTTTCGATAGCCTTTTGGATCAAATGAATGTGAAATATCCATTTTTTGTTGGCTTTTCGGTCAATTAAATTTGAAAGTTTGATTGCGTTTTACAAGATGGGAATTGGTGCTTCGTGTTTAAAAGACGTGAATTGTGAACttcttgtgttttcttttcCCTGGTTTTGGGCTTTTGGGTGTCAATAGAGTTGATTGCCtgcttgggttttttttttcctgttgctTGGGTTGTCTGATGGGTTttcgggttagctttggttctCCTTTGTATACCacctgtgtacttaggagcaCTTTAcgcttcattttcttaataaaattttaattacctatcaaataaaaaaaaaaaaaatagagttgatTGCCTGCTCTTGTTTTAGCATTTAGAAGTAGCAAATTTCTGAACTTtaatgttttttgaaattttgtatgCTGTTAGTAATTTGGTTAAGTTGCACCAAAACTGTTTATGTGGTTTTCATTTGAAGGGGGTGAACTTTTGAATTGCTTATTTTTCTACAGATTAAGACGTAATTTGATTATCTTTTGTCAGAAGGATATTCATGTTGTCTGTATAAACTTTTGCAAATGGTCAAGTCTGCATTAAATTTTGGTAGTGGAAAAAGTTTACCAGATGAGGCTCGTGACTGCATTCCTCCTTTTTCCCTTCAGTAAATTTAGTGGATTAAAATCCCTATATATCAGTTCAGTCGCTAGCATTATAATTTATGCAATTTTGTTACTTCTATGTAATAGGCGCTCCAATTTCCTGTTTATATATTGTTTTGGTTGATAACTACATTCCACTTAATTTATGCAGATCAAAACAGGAGATGTACGGGTTTTGGCAAGCACATCCTTCCTTCTAGTCAGAAAGGACTGGTCTTCTGAAATTCGGTTGCATGCCTTTAAAATGTTGCAGGTTTATGGGCATATGCTCTTTGGAGAAGTTTCTTTATGCATTTTGGTGTTTTGGTGATATGGTCTGTTGATCCATCCCATCTTATCTAGAGAGAAATGCATTTTGTACGACATGATTGTGTTATAATATCTTTTCTGTAGGAATGCTTTAGGTTATATGCTGTGGATGATCTAGCTGGGTAGAATTTTTGCCTCGTATTCTGTCTAGGTGTAACTCATTAACTGCAACTTTTGTCCTGCACTCCTGGTTTTCTCTCATGATATATTGGTGTCCTTACTAGTAGATTTACTCTTCtgggtttttttgttgttggtagGATAAAGCACTTGCAACTGGAAttgatattctttctttattgtttGGTTTAGTGAATTGCTAGAATAAACCTATAAGTTTGATTGAACAAATAACTAATTGTTATCATGCATGTTGTTTGTAGTCCTTGCAATGAGAAAAAGCTTCATGACAATTGATATTATATACCTGTAAATCTCTGAGTGATGAACCTATATGGAATATCATCCTATGGAGATAATTGTAACCCCAGTTATCTCATTAATGTTATGGACTGAATGCACGCATCGCATCTAAGCGTGGAAAGGTCAATAATATAGTCTTCAAAAGTGTAGCCATCATACCTGCAGAGTGGCATATATTTAGCAGTTAGGACATAAGTCTTTGAAATAGCATATACACGAAGCATATCGGAGGGTTTGATTCTGAAATGAATCCTTGGATGAAAGGGTTTTCTTCTGATTAGAATTTAAGAATAtagtacttttttcttttcaaatttgaagcGTTTACAGGTGTCTGAGATTATGTTATGTTTGGTATGTCCGAAGTTATGTCATTGAATCCCACTAGTCAAGTTGGGGATTGCAATGTGATGGTTTGGGCATGGACGGTATCATCTTTCTTCTGAAGGCCTAGCAAgcacttccttttttttttccccccttcaGACACAGTCTTTTTCTTGGTTGGAAATATGCAGTGAAAATCAGATGGTTTATGGTGTTGATTGTCCCACCCCTTTCCATGGACACCCCAGATATAATTTTGAACTTGATTATCAAATTTAGGCAACTTATCTTAAGAAGGAAGggggaaaaaagagagagaaagagactgCAGTTGAGAATCCTTTTACACTTAGCAAGTTGCTAATGCGGGAGGGGGGCACTTCTGCTCAGAATAAATAGTAAAAACTCCACAAAAAAGAGGAAGGGTAACATGTTAATGCATAGAGGCACAGTGTATAATGCTAAAGAAAAAGAGTTACAAGTTAAAGAATTGAAGCCCTACAGATGGAgacaaaaaaaatgtgaatttcCCTTCACTTGACTGCGGAGAGAAAGCTTTTTGGCAAAACTCTCTGAAACTTCACTGACGTATGCTTCTCATCAGTTTCTCCTTATCCAAAAGTGCCAAAATAAACATGTAGGCACGGGCACTGCTGAATGAGGTGGAATTTAATTTATAGAAAGCTGAGCCTTCTGTGTCTGAAGATATTGATGTGGGGGAATTGATGCTGGATTTTCAGCTCCTCGATGGAAAATGTTCTGTTAGGCAAAACtgtctttttatttgttatacTGCCTAGTCTCTAAAGTGCATCCCCCATATCCTTCAATAGTATTTCAACTTCGTATGCCTCTTGTATCCAAAAGGGATTTACAAACCACCTAAATACAAATTGTATTATAAACAGCTAAATTAAAACGTCCTATCCAAGTGCTTAAGCTTGCTTGAGTTTTGGCCATTGTGTTAAATGGTTCTGGGATTCAGGTGAGTGATTGGTAAGTGTACTTTGTTGGATTTTTTAGGAATTTAGATGCCTTGAAGCCAGAGGCACTGGAATGTTTATAGTGAAAGGCATTTCTTAACATGTTAAAGTAAATTTCTTTACGTTTTGGCACATTCCTACAAGTTGGCATGCTAGTGGGTGGGTTGATAGTTTTATTTATCTGTTGCCCTGTGAACAGGAATTAGATTAAGTAAATGATACATatttgcagttttttttttttgcaagattttgaaaatggtggcaatgaaaattttaaattaaaataatccaGTCACAAAAAAAGAGGGTTCCTTGGATAAATTATTAACATGTCAAGTGCAGTAGAACGACATGGAGGAAGAATTTAAAAGGATATAACAATTTGCTTTTAAATTACCTAGATCTTTATTGATGTGAATGTGTTAGATTGTATGATCTTTACTAGACATTTTTTTGGTATCCCCATAGTAAAGTCTGTGGGTTGCCCTT
Above is a genomic segment from Alnus glutinosa chromosome 12, dhAlnGlut1.1, whole genome shotgun sequence containing:
- the LOC133851308 gene encoding probable serine/threonine-protein kinase At1g54610, coding for MGCVISREVSTGIVSEAKEEKNLSAQSNRKVEELSARKVERNVVGAQNGGIKEEKDGGDGGQRSPGERKKSRANPRPSNLPKHSREKVVVEWPSWLTNACGKALDGLIPRRVDTFRKIDKIGQGTYSNVYKATDLLTGKTVALKKVRFDNLEPESVKFMAREILILLKLDHPNVVKLEGLATSRMSCSLYLVLQYMEHDLAGLAASPGIKFTEAQVKCYVHQLLSGLEHCHNHGVLHRDIKGSNLLIDNGGILKIADFGLASTFDPNHKRPMTSRVVTLWYRPPELLLGATDYGVGIDLWSVGCILAELLAGKPIMPGRTEVEQLHKIYKLCGSPSDEYFKKAKLPNATLFRPREPYKRCIKETFKDFPPSSLPLIDTLLAIDPAERQTATAALRSEFFTTEPYACEPSSLPKYPPSKEIDAKRRDDEARRLRAASKAQADGVKKTRTRDRSVRAHPAPEANAELQSNIDRRRLVTQANAKSKSEKFPPPHQDGQLGFPLGASHHIDPAVVPRDVPYSSTSLAYPKERLQTWSGPLGDPAGLGAPRRRKHGAVSEREPSKPKTVAHKDRSADARGKGKNSMV